The Betta splendens chromosome 2, fBetSpl5.4, whole genome shotgun sequence nucleotide sequence cctcccactgtctgactgcatccagctgacactgatatgaaccacagaagaagagacaatcagtggaggagcagctaatgatgatgaagaaaGATTTGGGTTGATTTAAAGATGAATGATGTATGTTTCatctccacatgaaggtagaaagtgtgaatccagcagcatgaatcagtgtgaggacagagaggagggagcccctccctctaaaaccagtctgtgtggggaccatgagaaccagaacaaagctcagaggtgatgattctgtctccaagtcacagacacatcactgatttactgttactgctcatttaggactcaatgtgtgagagtcactgtaggtgtttttctatcaggtcccatcagagacgaggatctgctgaacctgaacctggacctgaacctggacctggacccagctgtgtgtccttcaagagcgactGGTCAAAGGATGATTTTATGAATTTCAAAGACCGACCTgcatcagagtcacagtgagttgttgtcagtttgaatcattctgaacaatctgatgtaaagtttctctgatgataaatatttgtgttgtttcaatttcttgatctggttgatttgtgtttgaagtgttgatgtgaaggagaaacgTTCTTcacactgatcattgatcaaatctccatccagcagtagctaaagctctgatcctgtagagggtctcaggcgctgctcctcttctaatgaagtgctgacgtcagagaaagcagctgatcatctctgatcaaatctgtttattgacgtctctacataaaggttttggtcaaatgtcttaaAGCTTCTTCACTAGtagcagtaaattgaagttactactggagactttagttgtgatgttgtagcAGTGGAGACGACACTTTGTCCCCAGCGTCGACACCGGAGCCGACGTCCAACtatgaatgaatgtaggaagtagttaacTGTTCCTAGTTCAACgtattcccactgggagctgcccagtacaaccagtctgatcccagcagactccttgttccaacacttcagccttgttcagtgaaggaggcagagatatatgttgttcagagctgagactgagtccactgactgacagtaaaccttcaccactacagggagtctctgactcactgctcacatataacatcacttcatggacctttaccttgtgtgtgtctctgtgtggactcattcttcatggttcctccacagagtggaccagcagagctcagaggttcccagtgctcagtctgtccagcagcaccaaacacagctggactccatatttatggtctgtacatgtacaactactactgttcatctgttgtgtttaatcatctcatgctgcacgttttagaccagtggatgtcagtgtgtccaacatggatctgatgtttggcttcatggttttagttggatcaggtcattcatatagtttctgttccagctgctggaggaaaacattgtcacgtttgtgaagaaggagctgaagaagatgcagaaggttctgagtccagattacccagaatgcttagagagtcagagggaggatgaggaggagttggatggtgaggatgaagagcagaggaagagcagcagagacgtgtttctgaagatcaccgtgaacttcctgaggaggatgaagcaggaggaactggctgactgtctgcagagtaagaggatttatctcaacacttaacatcacagacacaatcacacatttactgatgtgttggaggttaaGTTGGTTAAATGTGGAGCAAAATCTAATAGTCAGATGCAGCAAAGTTCTTCTTTTCAATATTTCTAGTGTTTCAGGCTCTTTCATAGTTTTCAATAACACAAATACTTGAATCAATCAACAAGACATTTGTTGACTCCTcagactttgtcttctttgtgttttgttggacccagatctgatggttctagtaccagagccacggcccatcacatattaccagcagatgcttcaatcaaacctcaaagaccagtttctgtgtgtgaaaccaggctggtcagaagtcgaccaacgtctggatgacatctacacagagctgtacatcacagctgggccggattcacacatcaacacacagcatgaggtccaacaggttgagacgacacagcagaagcaaagatcagcagaggagccagtgaagcccagtgacctgttcaaacatccccctggtaaatacagacgcatcagaacagtgctgaccaatggaatcgctgggattggaaaaacagtccttgtgaacaagtttgtgttggactggacccaacaaaggtccaatcaagacgtgcatctgattttccccttcaccttccgtcggctgaatccactgaagggacagaagtttagtttgtcagagctcattcatgaatgtatcccagaaactgagtccatcagcctggaggctctgaattacatctttacacatctacagtcatcaggaaacagcaactatgaccagagcagcttcaaacttctgtttgtgtttgatggactggacgagagtcgcctccaactggactgtagcaccagtgagaaggagacgggtcaacgtgacgtcacagagtccacctcagtggatgagctgctgacaaacctcatcagaggaaaactactacgctctgctcgcatctggatcaccacacgacctgcagcagccaatcagattcatggagactttgttgaggtggtgacggaggtcagagggttcactgacccacagaaggaggagttcttcaggaagagattcacagatgaggagcagagcaacacaatcatgtcccacatcaagacgtcacgaagcctccacatcatgtgccacatcccagtcttctgctggatcactgctacggttctggaggatctgctggaaaccagagagggaggagagctgcccaagaccctgacggagatgtacgcagagttcctggggtttcagatggatcggactaaagacaagtacggaccagaacagagcagcaactacatcaagtcattggctaaactggcttttaagcagctgctaaagggaaacttgatcttctatgaggacgatctgaaagagagcggcatcgatgtcagaggagcctcagtgtgttcaggagtgttcacagagatctttaaacaggagcgagggaggaaaaccaaggacaagatgttcagctttgttcatctgagcgttcaggagtttctggctgctgttcacatgatgctctgttacaccaacgggaagatggaggaactggaggagtttctgaGGAAAGACGGAACAAATAAACGTcatcatttttcttctttttattattataacaaaGTTTATtcatctctggatgttgtcctgaacagaaccatgtttaaatccctcctcagtccaagtggccacctggacctgtttgttcgcttccttcatggcctctgtctggagtccaaccagagaatcttaggaggtttgctgggtcacacagagaacagtccagaaaccatccagagaatcatcaacaacctgaaggagatgaacagtgatagaatctctccagacagaagcatcaacatcttccactgtctgatggagatgaacgaccactcagtccatcagcagatccaagagttcctgaagtcagagaacagatcagagaaggaactctccttgatccagtgctcagctctggcctacatgctgcagatgtcagaggaggttctggatgagttgaacctgaaccagtacaagacatcagaggagggacgacagagactgattccagctgtgaggaactgcagaaagtttAAGTAAGTCCagcgttaatgtgatcattaatattctacagcaacatgaagccgAAGCCTCAGTGTTGAAGAGAAAcacatcaactactggttcctagcaaacgtctttgttgaggatcagatcaaagcagctgtaaagttagtgaacatcagtttcttctgtctttctttgctcgatggagctttaagtcaaattcaacagagaaactttagctttagcttagtttcacactttgtgatggatgtgaccaactgagctacagctgcttcagcttcaacattcatgaagtcagtttgtgtcacagacacttcacatttatagactttatgttttctgtcatcacagactttctgactgtggactcacagagactcactgtgaagttgtggcctcagctctgaagtccaacccgtcacatctgacacatctggacctgagtaacaacaacctgcaggactcagtggaggttctgtgtgctggactggagagtcctcactgtcgactgcagactctgaggtcagtgtttttcctggttcatgtctcagcagcagtttttcagctcatcacttcAAACGTCTCCACTTGAATCTAGAATCAAAAGAGACTCATatgtgtcagaaacctgcaggaatgattgacagtttgttgtgactctaaagtctatgaagctcatgaacagaagtttgtgatgtctttttctgtaaatgtgactcagcagcagagactcatgtctccacatgtttgaaggatctttagtggcgtctgattcgtctccatcaacaggcgacacttcaacctgtgtgtgatgcttcctgtcagacaatgatgtcactttgtagagacacaagcaggaaacaggagcatgaatatgaggctgcagacatgttgctacagaaggttcatgtagaaccagaggagagaacatccatgtgactgggatcagttctaaaaatgattcacttcatcaataatggtcagtttggagtttgatccaaacattagtctgaacattttccatcagacgacacagaatagttcagatttagagagaagacgatgaatgaaaggaaccagatgaagtctttgatccaacacatctggttttctactggttccagcagcagcttgtgaatcagtgctgactttaaaaggtgtatgaatgttgtgctgacatgtggatgatgtgtagaagctgagatcatgacgacacaacaacacaagcacaaagtcactctgctcattttagactaaacctcagtgatcaggacaaatctgactcattattaatgctttgatcctcatctttgattctttattcagattgtgtcactgcaggttgtcagagatcagctgtgattctctggtctcagctctgaagtccaacccgtcacatctgacacaactggacctcagtagaaacaagctgcaggattcaggagtgaagcatctgtgtg carries:
- the LOC114866447 gene encoding NACHT, LRR and PYD domains-containing protein 3-like isoform X5; translated protein: MNQCEDREEGAPPSKTSLCGDHENQNKAQRSHQRRGSAEPEPGPEPGPGPSCVSFKSDWSKDDFMNFKDRPASESQVDQQSSEVPSAQSVQQHQTQLDSIFMLLEENIVTFVKKELKKMQKVLSPDYPECLESQREDEEELDGEDEEQRKSSRDVFLKITVNFLRRMKQEELADCLQNLMVLVPEPRPITYYQQMLQSNLKDQFLCVKPGWSEVDQRLDDIYTELYITAGPDSHINTQHEVQQVETTQQKQRSAEEPVKPSDLFKHPPGKYRRIRTVLTNGIAGIGKTVLVNKFVLDWTQQRSNQDVHLIFPFTFRRLNPLKGQKFSLSELIHECIPETESISLEALNYIFTHLQSSGNSNYDQSSFKLLFVFDGLDESRLQLDCSTSEKETGQRDVTESTSVDELLTNLIRGKLLRSARIWITTRPAAANQIHGDFVEVVTEVRGFTDPQKEEFFRKRFTDEEQSNTIMSHIKTSRSLHIMCHIPVFCWITATVLEDLLETREGGELPKTLTEMYAEFLGFQMDRTKDKYGPEQSSNYIKSLAKLAFKQLLKGNLIFYEDDLKESGIDVRGASVCSGVFTEIFKQERGRKTKDKMFSFVHLSVQEFLAAVHMMLCYTNGKMEELEEFLRKDGTNKRHHFSSFYYYNKVYSSLDVVLNRTMFKSLLSPSGHLDLFVRFLHGLCLESNQRILGGLLGHTENSPETIQRIINNLKEMNSDRISPDRSINIFHCLMEMNDHSVHQQIQEFLKSENRSEKELSLIQCSALAYMLQMSEEVLDELNLNQYKTSEEGRQRLIPAVRNCRKFKLSDCGLTETHCEVVASALKSNPSHLTHLDLSNNNLQDSVEVLCAGLESPHCRLQTLRLCHCRLSEISCDSLVSALKSNPSHLTQLDLSRNKLQDSGVKHLCGFLESRHCRLETLRLIYCSLSEISCDSLVSALKSNPSHLTQLDLSFNKLQDSGVKRLCGFLESRHCRLETLGLSRCSLSEISCDSLVSALKSNPSHLTQLDLSFNKLQDSSVKALRDLVQSPDYGLQTLRWRSSDWSKLPGAERPTQQAETGTRTIRK
- the LOC114866447 gene encoding NACHT, LRR and PYD domains-containing protein 3-like isoform X6; this translates as MNQCEDREEGAPPSKTSLCGDHENQNKAQRSHQRRGSAEPGPGPSCVSFKSDWSNDHIINFKDQPVSESQVDQQSSEVPSAQSVQQHQTHLDSIFMLLEENIVTFVKKELKKMQKVLSPDYPECLESQREDEEELDGEDEEQRKSSRDVFLKITVNFLRRMKQEELADCLQNLMVLVPEPRPITYYQQMLQSNLKDQFLCVKPGWSEVDQRLDDIYTELYITAGPDSHINTQHEVQQVETTQQKQRSAEEPVKPSDLFKHPPGKYRRIRTVLTNGIAGIGKTVLVNKFVLDWTQQRSNQDVHLIFPFTFRRLNPLKGQKFSLSELIHECIPETESISLEALNYIFTHLQSSGNSNYDQSSFKLLFVFDGLDESRLQLDCSTSEKETGQRDVTESTSVDELLTNLIRGKLLRSARIWITTRPAAANQIHGDFVEVVTEVRGFTDPQKEEFFRKRFTDEEQSNTIMSHIKTSRSLHIMCHIPVFCWITATVLEDLLETREGGELPKTLTEMYAEFLGFQMDRTKDKYGPEQSSNYIKSLAKLAFKQLLKGNLIFYEDDLKESGIDVRGASVCSGVFTEIFKQERGRKTKDKMFSFVHLSVQEFLAAVHMMLCYTNGKMEELEEFLRKDGTNKRHHFSSFYYYNKVYSSLDVVLNRTMFKSLLSPSGHLDLFVRFLHGLCLESNQRILGGLLGHTENSPETIQRIINNLKEMNSDRISPDRSINIFHCLMEMNDHSVHQQIQEFLKSENRSEKELSLIQCSALAYMLQMSEEVLDELNLNQYKTSEEGRQRLIPAVRNCRKFKLSDCGLTETHCEVVASALKSNPSHLTHLDLSNNNLQDSVEVLCAGLESPHCRLQTLRLCHCRLSEISCDSLVSALKSNPSHLTQLDLSRNKLQDSGVKHLCGFLESRHCRLETLRLIYCSLSEISCDSLVSALKSNPSHLTQLDLSFNKLQDSGVKRLCGFLESRHCRLETLGLSRCSLSEISCDSLVSALKSNPSHLTQLDLSFNKLQDSSVKALRDLVQSPDYGLQTLRWRSSDWSKLPGAERPTQQAETGTRTIRK
- the LOC114866447 gene encoding NACHT, LRR and PYD domains-containing protein 3-like isoform X3, whose amino-acid sequence is MICVSSPHEGRKCESSSMNQCEDREEGAPPSKTSLCGDHENQNKAQRSHQRRGSAEPGPGPSCVSFKSDWSNDHIINFKDQPVSESQVDQQSSEVPSAQSVQQHQTHLDSIFMLLEENIVTFVKKELKKMQKVLSPDYPECLESQREDEEELDGEDEEQRKSSRDVFLKITVNFLRRMKQEELADCLQNLMVLVPEPRPITYYQQMLQSNLKDQFLCVKPGWSEVDQRLDDIYTELYITAGPDSHINTQHEVQQVETTQQKQRSAEEPVKPSDLFKHPPGKYRRIRTVLTNGIAGIGKTVLVNKFVLDWTQQRSNQDVHLIFPFTFRRLNPLKGQKFSLSELIHECIPETESISLEALNYIFTHLQSSGNSNYDQSSFKLLFVFDGLDESRLQLDCSTSEKETGQRDVTESTSVDELLTNLIRGKLLRSARIWITTRPAAANQIHGDFVEVVTEVRGFTDPQKEEFFRKRFTDEEQSNTIMSHIKTSRSLHIMCHIPVFCWITATVLEDLLETREGGELPKTLTEMYAEFLGFQMDRTKDKYGPEQSSNYIKSLAKLAFKQLLKGNLIFYEDDLKESGIDVRGASVCSGVFTEIFKQERGRKTKDKMFSFVHLSVQEFLAAVHMMLCYTNGKMEELEEFLRKDGTNKRHHFSSFYYYNKVYSSLDVVLNRTMFKSLLSPSGHLDLFVRFLHGLCLESNQRILGGLLGHTENSPETIQRIINNLKEMNSDRISPDRSINIFHCLMEMNDHSVHQQIQEFLKSENRSEKELSLIQCSALAYMLQMSEEVLDELNLNQYKTSEEGRQRLIPAVRNCRKFKLSDCGLTETHCEVVASALKSNPSHLTHLDLSNNNLQDSVEVLCAGLESPHCRLQTLRLCHCRLSEISCDSLVSALKSNPSHLTQLDLSRNKLQDSGVKHLCGFLESRHCRLETLRLIYCSLSEISCDSLVSALKSNPSHLTQLDLSFNKLQDSGVKRLCGFLESRHCRLETLGLSRCSLSEISCDSLVSALKSNPSHLTQLDLSFNKLQDSSVKALRDLVQSPDYGLQTLRWRSSDWSKLPGAERPTQQAETGTRTIRK
- the LOC114866447 gene encoding NACHT, LRR and PYD domains-containing protein 3-like isoform X2, which produces MICVSSPHEGRKCESSSMNQCEDREEGAPPSKTSLCGDHENQNKAQRSHQRRGSAEPGPGPSCVSFKSDWSNESQQRRGSAEPGPGPGPSCVSFKSDWSKDVAINFKDQPVSESQVDQQSSEVPSAQSVQQHQTQLDSIFMLLEENIVTFVKKELKKMQKVLSPDYPECLESQREDEEELDGEDEEQRKSSRDVFLKITVNFLRRMKQEELADCLQNLMVLVPEPRPITYYQQMLQSNLKDQFLCVKPGWSEVDQRLDDIYTELYITAGPDSHINTQHEVQQVETTQQKQRSAEEPVKPSDLFKHPPGKYRRIRTVLTNGIAGIGKTVLVNKFVLDWTQQRSNQDVHLIFPFTFRRLNPLKGQKFSLSELIHECIPETESISLEALNYIFTHLQSSGNSNYDQSSFKLLFVFDGLDESRLQLDCSTSEKETGQRDVTESTSVDELLTNLIRGKLLRSARIWITTRPAAANQIHGDFVEVVTEVRGFTDPQKEEFFRKRFTDEEQSNTIMSHIKTSRSLHIMCHIPVFCWITATVLEDLLETREGGELPKTLTEMYAEFLGFQMDRTKDKYGPEQSSNYIKSLAKLAFKQLLKGNLIFYEDDLKESGIDVRGASVCSGVFTEIFKQERGRKTKDKMFSFVHLSVQEFLAAVHMMLCYTNGKMEELEEFLRKDGTNKRHHFSSFYYYNKVYSSLDVVLNRTMFKSLLSPSGHLDLFVRFLHGLCLESNQRILGGLLGHTENSPETIQRIINNLKEMNSDRISPDRSINIFHCLMEMNDHSVHQQIQEFLKSENRSEKELSLIQCSALAYMLQMSEEVLDELNLNQYKTSEEGRQRLIPAVRNCRKFKLSDCGLTETHCEVVASALKSNPSHLTHLDLSNNNLQDSVEVLCAGLESPHCRLQTLRLCHCRLSEISCDSLVSALKSNPSHLTQLDLSRNKLQDSGVKHLCGFLESRHCRLETLRLIYCSLSEISCDSLVSALKSNPSHLTQLDLSFNKLQDSGVKRLCGFLESRHCRLETLGLSRCSLSEISCDSLVSALKSNPSHLTQLDLSFNKLQDSSVKALRDLVQSPDYGLQTLRWRSSDWSKLPGAERPTQQAETGTRTIRK